A window of Sedimentibacter sp. MB31-C6 genomic DNA:
GATCTACTAAGATTTGTTGATTTGAAGCAATGGCATTTCTTGTAAACATACATAAACCTAAACTGTCAAGAGTAGCCATAAGTATCTGCGCTTCATTAGAAGCTTCTGTCCAATCTTTATCTGATTTAATTAGAGGTCCATAAGTATGATCAGACCCCATTGGAGATGTAGCATAAGTTACTCCCATTCCTTTTATTGTCCTAGGATCATAAGCTGGCATTGACTGACCATTGACAGCAGGTATATTAGTAATTCCAAGAACTTTACCTGTTATCGTTGTACCGTTTCCAAGAACCTTCCCTAAGACAGTTCCTTCTTTAACTTCTCTCAATAATTCAAAGGCAGAATCAGTATCTCCAAATTTAGCTAATCCTGATTCCATTGCTACACCGATGGCACCACCTATTTCTATTGTATCAATTCCTATATCATTACAAATAGCATTCATTCTCGCAATAACATCTAAGTCGCTAATACCTAAATTCGAGCCTAACAATCCTATCGTTTCATATTCTAAAGGAGATACTATAGTATTTCCTTCTTCATTTGGTACAACGTTAGAACATTGAATAATACATCCAGGCATACAGGCGTGAGCTGTCTTCCCTTCTCCACCTCTTAGTTTTATAAGTTCATACAGTGTTTCACCATAAATATTATCAACATTTTCTAATTGCTCTCCACTAAAATTTCTCACTGGCAATCCTGTTAATTCATGGGTTACCCTTACCGTAGAAGCTGTACCAAGGGTTTTATAATTTTGCGTACTAGGTGCCTCAGATAAAATTTTAGTATATTCCTTTAATGACTTTGTAAAATCACCTTTATTTTCAATATGTAAAGATTCTTTATCAGTCACGACAATACCTTTAATCTTTTTAGATCCCATTACTGCCCCTAAGCCACCTCTACCACTATATCTATTTGGTTTTTTTTCTTTATCCATTGTCGCAATACCAGCAGCATTATACAATCTTTCGCCAGCAGGTCCAATACAACTAACACCACAGTTCGGATATTTTTCAAGCATTTTTTCACAAAATTCAAATGTGCCCATACCAATATATTCATTTGCTGACTCTAAACTGCCTCCACTTTTATCTATCCTTAAATAATACCAATTATTATCATTTGGTATATCTTCAATAATAACT
This region includes:
- a CDS encoding aldehyde ferredoxin oxidoreductase C-terminal domain-containing protein — protein: MKKILRVNMRTKDVVFDDIPENYLKTGGRGLIAKIMLQEVKPTCEPLGRNNKLIFANGFLAGTNVSSASRISIGAKSPLTGGIKESNGGGIIAMWLARLGLKAVIIEDIPNDNNWYYLRIDKSGGSLESANEYIGMGTFEFCEKMLEKYPNCGVSCIGPAGERLYNAAGIATMDKEKKPNRYSGRGGLGAVMGSKKIKGIVVTDKESLHIENKGDFTKSLKEYTKILSEAPSTQNYKTLGTASTVRVTHELTGLPVRNFSGEQLENVDNIYGETLYELIKLRGGEGKTAHACMPGCIIQCSNVVPNEEGNTIVSPLEYETIGLLGSNLGISDLDVIARMNAICNDIGIDTIEIGGAIGVAMESGLAKFGDTDSAFELLREVKEGTVLGKVLGNGTTITGKVLGITNIPAVNGQSMPAYDPRTIKGMGVTYATSPMGSDHTYGPLIKSDKDWTEASNEAQILMATLDSLGLCMFTRNAIASNQQILVDLVNARFGWNLNMEWLKKMSKDTIKDEYTFNKLAGFSKENYRLPESFTERTVPKLNAVFDIEKESLDSMEMMKSW